A genomic stretch from Paraburkholderia dioscoreae includes:
- a CDS encoding cytochrome b — MAKVQQNTRPAYDAVARTLHWLTVLLIAMQFVIGWTMPDIHKGTQPVGLIAWHLGVGSALIAVMVIRVIWRLTHWPAPDELPPLLSVVSRITHFLLYAALVVVPLLGWVNASSRGWTVRLLGLVPYPALSETGSDFGHEMGDVHGVLAWVLFALIALHVAAAVFHRFVLKDHVLQRMLPHAGPSGNSPRNR; from the coding sequence GTGGCTAAAGTCCAGCAAAATACGCGTCCGGCCTATGACGCAGTCGCGCGCACGCTCCACTGGCTAACTGTCCTGTTGATCGCAATGCAGTTCGTGATCGGCTGGACGATGCCCGATATTCACAAGGGCACGCAGCCCGTCGGCCTGATCGCCTGGCATCTCGGCGTTGGCTCGGCGCTGATTGCCGTCATGGTGATCAGGGTGATCTGGCGATTGACTCACTGGCCCGCGCCGGACGAACTGCCGCCGCTATTGAGCGTCGTTTCGCGCATCACGCATTTTCTGCTTTACGCTGCGCTGGTGGTGGTGCCGCTGCTCGGCTGGGTCAATGCGTCCTCACGCGGCTGGACGGTCCGCTTGCTGGGCCTCGTGCCGTATCCGGCGTTGAGCGAGACGGGCTCGGATTTCGGCCACGAGATGGGTGACGTGCACGGCGTCCTCGCGTGGGTGCTCTTCGCGCTGATCGCGCTGCATGTGGCAGCGGCGGTGTTCCATCGCTTTGTTCTGAAAGACCACGTGCTGCAACGGATGCTGCCCCACGCAGGTCCATCGGGTAATTCGCCGCGAAACCGGTGA
- a CDS encoding SGNH/GDSL hydrolase family protein produces the protein MQGINDTVRTAIFAVAISLLSACGGNGGDSGNAGATAPAGGVNLQIVSFGDSLSDVGTYAPIASAVGGGRFTTNPGQVWTQDIAQYYGDTLNVAYTIDLTHKLSAQGGLGYAEGGATVATPANQSAFLTDVIGNVEMPVNQQVSSYLAAHTSFNSNQLVLVWAGANDVLRAGALPAAAQTVETAATTLAQVVGQIVQNGAAHVVVVNVPDIGLSPNGIASSDGGANLTQLSQLFNSSLNAALQTDGLQGKVIQIDSYTWLNQITANFQANGFAVSNTGVACDPRKTPDETALLCSPATYVSANADQTYMFADDLHPTTHLHALFAQYVENQIASSGLGH, from the coding sequence ATGCAAGGAATTAATGACACGGTACGCACTGCAATTTTTGCCGTGGCGATCTCACTGCTTTCGGCATGCGGCGGGAACGGAGGCGACTCGGGTAATGCCGGCGCAACCGCACCGGCAGGCGGCGTCAATCTGCAAATCGTGTCGTTCGGCGACAGCCTTTCGGACGTCGGCACCTATGCACCGATCGCCAGCGCCGTGGGTGGCGGGCGTTTCACGACCAATCCCGGACAGGTGTGGACTCAGGATATCGCGCAATACTACGGCGACACGCTGAACGTTGCGTACACCATCGACCTCACGCATAAACTCAGCGCGCAGGGCGGCCTAGGCTATGCGGAAGGCGGCGCCACGGTGGCGACGCCGGCCAACCAGTCCGCTTTTCTGACCGACGTGATCGGCAATGTCGAAATGCCCGTCAATCAGCAGGTTTCGAGCTATCTGGCTGCGCATACAAGCTTCAACTCCAATCAACTGGTGCTCGTCTGGGCCGGCGCAAACGATGTGCTGCGCGCCGGAGCGCTGCCGGCCGCGGCGCAGACCGTGGAGACGGCGGCTACCACGCTTGCTCAGGTTGTCGGGCAGATCGTCCAGAACGGCGCCGCTCATGTGGTGGTGGTCAATGTGCCGGACATCGGACTATCACCGAATGGCATCGCCTCGTCCGATGGCGGAGCGAATCTGACCCAGTTATCGCAGCTGTTCAACAGCAGCCTGAACGCTGCGCTGCAAACCGATGGCTTGCAGGGCAAGGTTATCCAGATCGATTCCTATACGTGGTTGAACCAGATCACGGCGAACTTTCAGGCCAATGGCTTCGCCGTGTCGAACACCGGTGTCGCCTGTGACCCCAGGAAGACGCCCGATGAGACGGCGTTGTTGTGCTCGCCAGCAACTTACGTGAGCGCCAACGCGGACCAGACGTACATGTTCGCCGACGACCTTCACCCGACGACGCACCTGCACGCGCTGTTCGCCCAGTACGTCGAGAACCAGATCGCCAGCAGCGGTCTCGGCCACTGA